A region from the Macrobrachium nipponense isolate FS-2020 chromosome 47, ASM1510439v2, whole genome shotgun sequence genome encodes:
- the LOC135204569 gene encoding tigger transposable element-derived protein 1-like, producing the protein MSVVYDVMELARVYERFFFKGTLDHLYQFLKQKDAIKSAKTAKGTTILSQLRTNVHEEMEKLLLVWLKEKELAGDTVTESIICEKARVIYADLKKEEASTSEGGAEDTFKASRGWFDNFKKRSGIHSVVRHGEAASADVKGAERYIVEFAELIEEEGYIPQQVFNCDETGLFWKKMPRRTYITEEETKMPGHKPMKDRLTLALCANASGDCKVKSLLVYHSENPRAFKSHKILKEKLHVMWCANARAWVTRQFFTDWVNLVFGPSVKEYPQKNNLPLKALLILDNAPAHPPGLQDDILEEFQFVKVLYLPPNPRLPSCTNGSAWSLQI; encoded by the coding sequence atgAGCGTGGTGTACGATGTGATGGAACTGGCCCGGGTGtatgagcgttttttttttaaaggcacaCTCGACCATTTGTACCAATTCCTAAAgcaaaaggatgccatcaaaagtGCAAAAACAGCTAAAGGAACTACAATTCTGTCGCAATTAAGGACAAATGTCCATGAAGAAATGGAGAAGCTGCTCTTGGTATGGTTGAAAGAGAAGGAACTAGCGGGAGATACAGTGACGGAGAGTATAATTTGCGAAAAGGCTCGCGTTATTTACGCAGATTTGAAGAAGGAAGAGGCATCAACTTCAGAAGGGGGAGCAGAAGACACGTTTAAGGCAAGTCGTGGGTGGTTCgataattttaagaagagaagtGGCATTCATTCGGTGGTGAGGCATGGTGAAGCTGCGAGTGCCGATGTAAAGGGAGCTGAAAGGTACATCGTCGAGTTCGCTGAGCTTATTGAGGAGGAAGGCTACATCCCGCAACAAGTCTTTAACTGCGATGAGacgggattattttggaaaaaaatgccacgGAGGACATACATCACCGAAGAGGAGACGAAGATGCCAggccataaacccatgaaggaccgTCTGACCCTTGCATTGTGTGCAAATGCTAGTGGTGACTGTAAAGTAAAGTCACTGCTAGTCTACCATTCTGAAAATCCTCGAGCGTTCAAGTCAcacaaaattctgaaagaaaaactgcacgtaatGTGGTGCGCGAATGCAAGGGCATGGGTTACGCGGCAGTTCTTTACAGATTGGGTAAACCTCGTCTTCGGTCCTTCAGTGAAGGAATATCCTCAAAAGAATAACCTCCCACTGAAAGCCTTATTAATTTTGGATAATGCTCCGGCCCACCCACCTGGTCTTCAAGATGACATTCTCGAGGAGTTCCAGTTTGTGAAAGTCCTCTACCTCCCACCCAACCCACGACTTCCATCCTGCACCAATGGATCAGCATGGTCATTGCAAATTTAA